CGTGCGGGGCTGCTCGGAGGCCCTGCGGCGCCGGGCTGAGGGCCGGGAGCACCTGACGGCCTCCATGGCCCGCGTGGCTCTGCAGAAGTCAGCCAGCGAGCGGGCGGCCAAGGACTACTACAAGCCACGGGTGACCAAGCCCTCGAGGTCGGTGGACGCCTATGACAGCTACTGGGAGAGCCGGAAGCCGCCCCTGAAGGCCTCGCTGAGCCTGCGGAAGGAGCCGGTGGCCGCAGACGTGGGCGATGGCCTCAAGGACGAGATCAGCCGCCCGTCCCCCTCGCTCCTGGCCGTGTCCAGCTCCGCCCACGGAAGCCCGGATGACCTGCCGCCCCCCTCGCCGAACAACGGTCTGGGCCCGCTGCGTGGCACGTACTTCTCCGCTCAGGATGACGTGGATCTGTACACGGACTCGGAGCCGAGGGCCGCGTCCCGGAGGCAGGACGCCCTGCGGCAGGACGTGTGGCTGCTCAGAAATGATGCCCACACCCCCTACCACAAGCGCTCGCCCCCCGCCAAAGAGTCCGCCCTGTCCAAGTGCCAAAACTGCGGTCTGTCCTGCAGCTCCTCCCTCTGCCAGCGCTGTGACGGCCTGCTTGCCGGTCCCCCGGCCCCCAGGCCCGGCGCCTTCCCCAGCAAGGCCTCTGCCCACGACAGCCTGGCCCACGGGTCGTCTCTGCGGGACAAGTACGCGGGCCAGACTCAGGGCCTCGACCGGCTGCCGCACCTCCACCCGAAACCCAAGCCCTCGGCCACAGCCACCTCCCGCTGTGGCTTCTGTAACCGCCCGGGTGCCGCCAACACCTGCACCCAGTGTTCAAAAGTCTCCTGCGACACCTGCCTCGGCGCCTACCATTATGACCCCTGCTGCAAAAAGAGTGAGCTGCACAAGTTCATGCCCAACAACCAGCTGAACTACAAGTCCACCCAGCTCTCCCATCTCGTGTACAGATAGACTCGACCTTGCACCCCCCTGCTCCAAGGGCTACACCACCGACTTTCTGGGTTCCCCCAGGGAAGAAGTGTTCACGTATTGATCTCGGAAGCAGAGGCCTGCATTTGACCGTGTAGGTGTCAGGGGATCGTGGGGTCGCCCGCACCACATGCGCGTTCACCTGGCGACCCAGATATTTCCTTTGATGGCTGCTTTGTCACCTGACAAGGGAGAGGGTGGCACTTCCGTTCAGATTCATTTTTGCTAATCTCTCCACTCCCTATTCCattgtttgttttcaaagattTCTGTCTCTGAGACTCTTGccacacccacccctcccacTGCAAAGCCAACTTGGACTGGGAAGGGCCCTCCAGGTCCCCTCCAAACGCCCACCTGGAGCGCCGAGCTAGAGGCCTGTTGGCTTGTGAAATGAGCCCTCCTGCCACACCGGGCCTCTTCCAGTGGCTCATCCCTTGGCCACCCCCTTCCCGGACACAAGGATCCCCTCCTGGACTCCCCGCCCCTGACTTCCACCCGTCTGGGTTTCAAAGGTGGACTGAGTCCGGTATTCACCGAACGGCATCCTGTTGCCACCACAGCTCAGTTCAGCCCGTGGCGTTTGTGCACTTTGCTCCGACGCACTGAAGCGTGGACCGTCCACGGCAGGATGGACTTCTCCCCCTTTCTGTTGTTTGCACATGCCCCTCTTACTGTACtgtaaatagatatttttgagatttatttttaaataaatattcaacttGCCGTGTGTTTCACAGTGGTTAAAACATTGATCATGTAGCTATTTATACAAATGGCCTGGGTTCTTTAGTCTTCCAAGGGAGGGTCTCCTCCCCTTCCGTGTTGTATCCTACACACACCACAGCCCAAGGGTAGAGCAGAGagtgtgggggcagaggaggaacagaCGATGTCCCAGAATTGGTGGCGAGCCACTGTCTTCCCTCCAATAAATCTCTATATACCTACCTCCAGCATACACTTAGGGGGCTAGTGCGGGCCGGGAGTTCTGTGCACCTGCGGACTGTGATACCCTAGTGACCCTTCAGGAACCTCACCCTGCGGACCTACAGCCTGGTCTTTGCCATTTGCCGCGTGTGAACCTGCACTCTGAACTTCTTGAGTCTCGTTTGAGAAGGAACGTCATTTGGGATCTCCCCGCCCCTCCATCTCAGCCTTCTTCGCCTGTTTCCAGGACTCCTCTGCCACGTCGGTGATCTTTTTGCACTAAAAGTGGGCCCGAGTCAGCGTGTGCCCATCAGACGGACGTCTCCTGCGATGCTCAGCTGAGCCTAAGCGCTTCCAAACCTGAAGGCCCCTTATACTCCTCCTGTGAATGACCCCTGGATGTTGCTTTTGGGGtgcagagcaggagtggggcaagAGTTTGAAACTAAAAACCGCTTCCTTGTGAACTAACATATTTTAGCCATACGTGTTTGTGATGTACAGAATATAGGAATATACGTGCAGTGGGTTTTCTGGTAGAAGGAGGTGTTCGGCTCTCGAACACATTTAGCTCTGGCTGAATCCTGAGGCCACTGTGAATTTGCTGATGTTCTTCCAATGCAGTGGAGTGATTTTAAGGTTTTCCAAATCTTCTGTGGCTCTTTTTTATATATCTAGTAGAGCACATGTAGATACTCAATGTGTATATACAGCTGAGTTTCAACACCTTTATTACTGAGACCAGCCCATTCTGGGGTCATCATCTTTGATGTTCTTCCTTCCCACGTTTCAGAAGTGTCGATGCCTGTTTTACTCCTGAGAGCTCTAGTTTTCTAGTTTTCCGTTCCCAGATCGCTCCAGCACTACAGGAACTTTTAAGCAACTGTGAGGCCAGGTAGCTTCTACTGGTGGGCAGGAGCAGGAGTGCCCACCTCGTCCTGGGAGAGAAAGTCTGGCACACATGTCATCATGGAGATACCGTGTTTATAGACTGGAATAGGAGATCTCTGACCGTGTCCTTGGCGTGTACCTTACTGTATGAGGTTGCTGTGATTGAGATGGGTAAATACatgctaatttaaaaagatgttttgcGATTGATTTCTATCAAGAGTTGAAATGTTGAGAGAtgactcaaaaaaataataaagtgtctTCCATTATTAAAGTGTTTGGAGTTTtatgtccctccctccctgctgcttTTGAAGTTTGGGCTGCTTGGATGGTTTGTTTTGCTCAAGCTGTATCCTCTGATGACAGgactctcattttctctcccacAAAACTGATAACTTGATGAGAGCCCCGCTTTCGAGTGCTTACTCTGTGAGCCAGGTACTTTGCATGCTGACTCTTCACATGCGTGATTCCACAGAATAGTCTCCGTCATCCTGTAAACTAGGTAGTGTTACGATCCCCACCTGtaaggtggggaaactgaggtttgccAAGTTCGGCCATGTTTCTTAGGAGTGGGACTACATACTCCAGGAGAAATGATTGTTGGTGGTGACTGACAGGCATTAAATAACATTGAAGgacattatgaaaaaaattgattacGTTTTTCTTTCAATCCGTTTAAATGCCTTAAGGAGAAAGTCCATTTAATGCTAGCTTGTCTTTACCAAAGAGGAAGCAGGTGTTAGGCTCGGAGCCTTAGGCAGAGTCTTAGCTAGGTGTCCGCTTTTCCATCTACAGCAATGACAAGAGATCactttaaaaatcaacttaaggggcgcttgggtggcgcagtcggttaagcgtccgacttcagccaggtcacgatctcgcggtccgtgagttcgagccccgcgtcaggctctgggctgatggctcggagcctggagcctgtttccgattctgtgtctccctctctctctgcccctcccccgttcatgctctgtctctctctgtcccaaaaataaataaaaaaaaaacgttggaaaaaaaaaattttaaaaatcaacttaagtgtttttcttttttcttttttttttttaatttttttttccacgtttttaatttatttttgggacagagagagacagagcatgaatggggtaggggcagagagagagggagacacagaatcagaaacaggctccaggctctgagccatcagcccagagcctgatgcggggctcgagacctggctgaagtcggaagcttaaccgactgcgccacccaggcgccccttaagtgttTTTCAAAAGGAGGGTTTGCAAGATACATGGCAAAGATCTTGAGGGTGGTAGAAGAGCAGCTGTGATTTGGGACATCCtggcttcttaaattttttttttaatgtttatttatttttgagggggggaggggcagagagagagagggagacacagaatccaaagcaggttccaggctctgagctgtcagcacagagcccgacgcagggctcgaacccacgaaccgtgagatcatgacctgagacgaagttggacacttagccgactgagccacccaggcgccctgggacaTCCTGGCTTTTGGTAGCAGCAGGGTCTCTGCATGATGGTGACCACTGCCGGGTCGGCCCCTACAAGGCCCCTCAGCGGTCAGAGAATAGCAGGTTTCTCCATTTCGTGCGCCGGTGAACAAATAATCCAGGCCTCGGGCCAGACTGAGGCCCAAGAGCTGGGTTCGGTTTTAGCTGCAGCCCAGGAAATGGTACCGCCAGGAAGAGCGGCTTCCTAGAGATGCGCACCTAGCCTGGGAGAGCGGAGGAAGCCAGACACTCGCTGCTGCGCCCGGAGCAGAGTGGTGGCTTCAGAGCAGATTGCTTAATCTGTGTATGTAAACGACAAGCATGTTTAACATCATCGTGCCCGCCAGCTGCCCAGTAGCCCTGCTGCCCGCTTCGAGCACCGATCTGTGGCACCCCGCCCGCCCGATTACCagtctcagagagagagagaagagctgtGGCAGACGCTTTGAGTTGAACCCGTCTCCTCTCACCCTTTCTCCCTTGGTAATAGAAGCCCCAATTTTTAGACACATGGCCATCCAGAGTAAAGACTGCCTTCCCCAGCCGCTCCTGCAGCCAGGCGTGGTCATGTGGCCGTGTCTGGGCAGTGGGACGGAGAAGTGGTTCGTGTGGCTTCTCAGACATGTCTTTGAAggatcttttcttcttcccacctGAGCCTCCTTCCTGGTTGGAATGGAGCGGCCCAGTGAGACTCTGAGGCGGAAGCCAAGTGATGAGGGAGGGGCGGTTGGGAGCGGCTGGGTCCCTGATGCTTAAGAAGCCGCCGTCATAGCCAGCCTGCCCTGCCTACCTCCAGAGTTTTTATGTAAGAGAGGAATGAGCCATTATCTTGCTTAAacgccacccccctcccccggcccatATTCTCATTTAAGAAACCATCTTATTTACAAAAGAGGTACAAATGAACCCAGCTTCCATGATTTAACAGCTACCGACTTGTGGCCAACCTGGTTTCCTTTTTACCTGTCCATCCACTTCCCTCCTAAATTCctttgaagcaaattccagacatcTGCTTCAGTGGAATATTTCAGTATGTGTCTCTAAAAGACAAGGGACTTTTAAAACACCATACCATTATCACAtctaaatttttataattctttaatagCGATAGATAGGCAGTCAATGTTCTGATGTCCAGTTgtataaattcatattaaaaaaattgttttttaacgtttattcatctttgagagacagagagagacggagcatgaacggggaaggggcagagagagggagacccagaatccgaagcaggctccaggctccgagctgtcagcacagagcccgacgcggggctcgaactcacgaactgcaagatcatgacctgagccgaagttggacgcttgaccgactgagccacccaggtgcccctaaattcatattttaaaaacagtttgtaTCAGGGCTCAAATAAGGTCTCCACATTGCATTTCGTGGATAGACCTTTAAATCACCGTTACCCTCAAAGCTGTTCCTGTAGAGTATAGGGAccctatctttctcttttttttccttgaaatgtttTTGTCAAGCTGGATTTTTAGTCCTTTAGAGTTCGCTAGAGTCTGCACTTTGCCGATTGCAGCtcccactgttgtttaacatgttcctctgttctctccatctccagagtagttggctcttttttttctctcttccttactgTTTATTTGCTGCACATTgcacaaaagtagaaaaataaacatttcttatgGCTATGGAGCGGGGCTGCAGGTCCATAAATAAGGGATTGAAAGGAAATAACTTAAGGAAGGATGAGGCCTGGTGCATACAGAAGTTCTGGGTCCCGGACGGGCTGGGGTCGGGTCCAGGTTTTCAGACGCACAGGTCTCCACCGGTGACACACTTCAGGTCCCGCGTGAGGAGGCGGAAGAGGTTGAACGTGACGGAGGCCTCGAGGCATCCCTGGGACTCCTCTGGGGCCCTCTGGAGCCGGTGCAGCCAGTGGTGCAGGCGGCCGCGGGGTCTGGGTCCTGCCGTGGGCTGAGCCCGGACACAGGCCTGGAGCTCGGAGTGGATGTGGCGCAGCACACGAAGGGGCTGGTCCAGGACGACGCCCAGGGATGAGTCGGTCATGTTCCCCAGGACCTTCAGCGTCAAGTCTAGTTCAGCCTCCAAGGCCGCAGGGCGCTCCCAGGCCTGCAGTCGAATCAGGTCCCTGGTCCTGGGGAAGAGGCGAGAGCCACAGCTCCAGTTCTTCAGCGGGAGTGACTCTTCTAAGGCGTCCCTGGCCTTCTTGAAGGCTTCTAGCTCCCTCGGCGACAGAGATGGGAACTTGCCCACGTGGCAGCCCCTCCTGGTTGGGGGGGGCCTGGAAGTGGGGACAGGGCCCGCGCTGGTCAAGCCCAGCACCGCGGTCACCAGCACCACAACCCAAGCTGGAGCCATGGCCCGATCTCGACTGCTTCCCCGGCCGCATGGCTCCGCTTTTAGCCAGGCTCGCTGGGCAATCCCAGCTGATGTATGTAAAGTGAAAAGGCAAGTGGAAATTGGAATCTCCACTGGGCCTGAAAAGGCCTAAGTAGGCGGAGCCAGTCGCTGAAGCAGGTGAGCACGTGGGTGTGGGCGAGGCCGCCTGAGCCGTAGAGAAAGGGCATCCGACGAGTCCCTTCCCTGGACTTGTGccgagaaggaaagagaaactgaaattCCCTCATAGGAGAACGCCTTGTTTCTGAGAAGTCCAGTGTCTGGACAATCGCGTTTAGGACTCTCTGGGGCAGCCTTCAGCTGACTGTGGGGAGCCCCTTACCGAGGCCGAGGCAGGTGCCGGGGCGAGGAGTGTGGGCGAGGGTGCCTGAGCGGCAGAGGCGGCTTCCCTTTGAAGCGCAGTCTTCGTTTGCTGTGGTCCCATTTGTGTACTTTTGCTTCTGTTACccgtgcttttggtgtcacatccagGAAATCATTGCCAGATTCACTGTCACGAAACTTCTcgctgtgttttcttctaggagttttatagttttagatctcacatttaggcctttaatccgtTTTGATTTAAGTTTTATATGTGGCGTAAGGTAAGGTCTAACTTCAGTCTTTTGCGTTTGGATCTCCAGTTtccccaccaccatttgttgagacTGTCCTTGCCCTATTGTATGTTCTTGGTACCCTTGTTGAAGCTCATTTGATCATATATGCGAGGGTTTAttgggctctattctgttccattggtctttaagtctatctttatgccagtactacaggttttttttttttttaatttttttcagtgtttatttatttttgagagacagagacagagtgtgaacgggggaggggcagagagagaaggagacacagaatccgaagcaggctccaggctctgagctgtcagcacagagcccgatgcgggtcttgaactcacgaaccatgagatcatgacctgagccgaggtcagacacttaaccgaactgagccccccaggcgccccccagtactacagtattttgattactgtagctttgtatataatatgttttgaaatcaggaagactGTTTCAACTATTCAGGGTACCCCCTTGAGAtccagtataatttttttttttttttttgcctttttaaactgtgggaaaaaaaagcaaaagaagaacaATATTTCGTGACATGTGGAAATTACATGAAGTTCAAGTTtcaatgtccataaataaagCTTTGTTGGAACCTAGCCATGCTcatatctgtggctgctttcaggTTACAGCAGCAGAGTTGAACAGTTGTGTGGCCCTCAAAGCTGGAAATATTTGTTATCAGtccctttatagaaaatgttccCTGACCTATGGTCTGAGAGTCCAAGAAGGCCAGTGGTCCCAGACCCAGCTGCTACTCTGGGAGAATCACGGACGATCTGGTTGGTGCATGATGGCTCCACTCTCTACTTTCTTCTCCAGCTCACAATacagataaataatatttcattttcttccaacaTCTTCATATCAGCTCTGTGGTCATACTGTGACAAGCCTGTGACAAGTTGTGAAAAGCAATTTCTCAGGGAAGAGGAGgagttcccctcccccaaccagctttttctttttaaattttattattttttaaaatttacatccaagttagttagcatatagtgcaacagtgatttcaggagtagattccttagtgcccctcacccatttagcccatcccctctcccataacccctccagtaaccctctgtttgttctccatatttaagagtctcatgttttgttcccctccgtttttatattatttttgcttcccttcccttatgttcatctgttctgtgtcttaaagtcctcgtatgagtgaagtcatatgatatttgtctttctctaatttcacttagcataataccctctagttccatccatgtagttgcaaaagatttcatttttttttttactgctgagtaatactccattgtatgtgtgtgtgtgtgtgtgtgtgtgtatgtatatatatatatatatatatatatatatatatatatatatatatatacacaccacatcttctttatccattcgtccatcgatggccatttgggctctttccataatttggttattgctgaaagtgctgctataaacattggggtgcatgtttcct
This sequence is a window from Lynx canadensis isolate LIC74 chromosome A3, mLynCan4.pri.v2, whole genome shotgun sequence. Protein-coding genes within it:
- the SPATA2 gene encoding spermatogenesis-associated protein 2 — encoded protein: MGKPSSMDTKYKDDLFRKYVQFHEGKVDATPSKQRPGNDEYLRVAASTLLSLHKVDPFYRFRLIQFYEVVESSLRSLSSSSLRALACAFSVLETVGVNLFLYPWKKEFRSIKTYTGPFVYYVKSSLLEEDIRAILHYMGYVPELGTAYKLKELVETLQVKMVSFELFLAKVECEQMLEIHSQVKDKGYSELDVVSERKSSAEDVRGCSEALRRRAEGREHLTASMARVALQKSASERAAKDYYKPRVTKPSRSVDAYDSYWESRKPPLKASLSLRKEPVAADVGDGLKDEISRPSPSLLAVSSSAHGSPDDLPPPSPNNGLGPLRGTYFSAQDDVDLYTDSEPRAASRRQDALRQDVWLLRNDAHTPYHKRSPPAKESALSKCQNCGLSCSSSLCQRCDGLLAGPPAPRPGAFPSKASAHDSLAHGSSLRDKYAGQTQGLDRLPHLHPKPKPSATATSRCGFCNRPGAANTCTQCSKVSCDTCLGAYHYDPCCKKSELHKFMPNNQLNYKSTQLSHLVYR
- the LOC115509622 gene encoding interferon lambda-1-like codes for the protein MAPAWVVVLVTAVLGLTSAGPVPTSRPPPTRRGCHVGKFPSLSPRELEAFKKARDALEESLPLKNWSCGSRLFPRTRDLIRLQAWERPAALEAELDLTLKVLGNMTDSSLGVVLDQPLRVLRHIHSELQACVRAQPTAGPRPRGRLHHWLHRLQRAPEESQGCLEASVTFNLFRLLTRDLKCVTGGDLCV